A window of Luteolibacter flavescens contains these coding sequences:
- a CDS encoding solute symporter family protein, with protein sequence MPSAITPMLSAIQFTPALWMFLAFVALTLVITYFSARKATGSASYFAAGRSIKGWQNGLAVAGDYMSAASFLGISGMIAFKGYDGFMYSVGFLVAYLTVLLLVAEPLRNAGKYTMADLLAYRMSPRPVRAMASLSTLVVSIIYMIAQMVGSGVIIKELIHVEFAPAVVGVGVLMLVYVVFGGMLATTWVQIIKALLLMGGAFALSWLVLGQHDYSMTKFFHAVAHADYAGTAEPKNLLDPGLKFGAAVNPWGPLDFISLALGLVLGTAGLPHILVRFYTVPDAKTARVSVAWAIGVIGVFYILTTFFGFGAATVLEKSAILTPDGKENTNMVAPILAQALGGELFFAFISAVAFATILAVVAGLTMSASTSFAHDFYSNVMHHGKESKPGQEVRVARITAFFVGAVSIAIAIFMGPTANAAFLVGLAFAVAASANLPVILFSVFWKRFNTAGAVAGLGTGLASAIILILLSPNGIFGKAGAIFPLENPGIVSIPLGFLGAWLGTILSKPDPESEAKFAELNFRAQTGLGAEKAGSGH encoded by the coding sequence ATGCCCTCCGCCATCACCCCGATGCTCTCCGCCATCCAGTTCACCCCGGCGCTGTGGATGTTCCTCGCCTTCGTGGCGCTCACGCTGGTCATCACCTACTTCAGCGCGCGAAAGGCCACCGGCTCCGCCAGCTACTTCGCCGCCGGCCGCTCGATCAAGGGCTGGCAAAACGGCCTGGCCGTGGCCGGTGACTACATGAGCGCCGCCAGCTTCCTCGGCATCTCCGGCATGATCGCCTTCAAGGGCTACGACGGCTTCATGTACTCCGTCGGCTTCCTCGTCGCCTACCTCACCGTGCTGCTGCTGGTCGCGGAGCCGCTGCGGAATGCCGGGAAATACACCATGGCGGACCTGCTCGCCTACCGCATGAGCCCGCGGCCCGTGCGTGCGATGGCCTCGCTGAGCACCTTGGTCGTTTCCATCATCTACATGATCGCCCAGATGGTCGGCTCCGGCGTGATCATCAAGGAACTCATCCATGTGGAATTCGCCCCTGCCGTCGTCGGCGTGGGCGTGCTGATGCTCGTCTATGTGGTCTTCGGCGGCATGCTGGCCACCACCTGGGTGCAGATCATCAAGGCGCTGCTGCTCATGGGCGGGGCCTTCGCGCTGAGCTGGCTGGTGCTGGGCCAACACGACTACAGCATGACGAAATTCTTCCACGCCGTGGCACACGCCGACTACGCGGGCACCGCCGAGCCGAAGAACCTGCTCGATCCCGGCCTGAAATTCGGCGCCGCGGTGAATCCGTGGGGGCCGCTCGACTTCATCTCGCTGGCGCTGGGGCTGGTGCTGGGCACGGCGGGTCTGCCGCACATCCTCGTGCGCTTCTACACCGTGCCGGATGCAAAAACGGCGCGGGTCAGCGTCGCGTGGGCCATCGGGGTCATCGGCGTCTTCTACATCCTCACCACCTTCTTCGGCTTCGGTGCCGCCACGGTGCTCGAGAAGTCCGCGATCCTCACGCCGGACGGCAAGGAGAACACGAACATGGTCGCGCCCATCCTCGCGCAGGCGCTGGGCGGCGAACTCTTCTTCGCCTTCATCAGCGCCGTCGCCTTTGCCACGATCCTCGCCGTGGTGGCGGGCCTCACGATGAGCGCGAGCACGTCCTTCGCCCATGACTTCTACTCGAATGTCATGCATCACGGGAAGGAATCGAAGCCCGGTCAGGAAGTCCGCGTCGCGCGCATCACCGCGTTCTTCGTCGGCGCGGTCAGCATCGCCATCGCCATCTTCATGGGGCCGACCGCGAATGCCGCCTTCCTCGTCGGCCTCGCCTTCGCCGTGGCCGCATCGGCGAACCTGCCGGTGATCCTCTTCTCGGTCTTCTGGAAGCGCTTCAATACCGCGGGCGCCGTGGCCGGTCTCGGCACGGGTCTCGCCTCCGCCATCATCCTCATCCTGCTCAGCCCGAATGGCATCTTCGGCAAGGCTGGCGCGATCTTCCCGCTGGAGAATCCCGGGATCGTCAGCATCCCGCTCGGCTTCCTCGGCGCATGGCTGGGCACCATCCTGAGCAAGCCGGATCCGGAGTCCGAAGCGAAATTCGCCGAGCTGAATTTCCGCGCGCAGACCGGCCTCGGCGCAGAGAAGGCGGGAAGCGGGCATTGA
- a CDS encoding glycoside hydrolase family 95 protein → MRWTLVLPLICHFATAGELAFPSPAASVEQAFPLGNGSLFTRLNGDTKREVYPLWTEVAKTGEAADEKAPSLGFTGTTRAELTFDWLNAEGEVTGYKRRLDLKDGLSVVTFKRGGVGFTWTTFVSKPDDLMVLHLRTDKPGALSFRVQLSAKDQQAKVEDRRVLTLQAGDFSARAWIYPMESEVTPGENQITVMGEGEALIILAASDDPKDIAHLPDRLKKLAGEDHPDTFALWSGLLERQDKSYREANKAADLAGHLEAIRK, encoded by the coding sequence ATGCGCTGGACCTTGGTATTGCCGCTGATCTGCCACTTCGCCACGGCGGGCGAGCTGGCATTCCCATCGCCTGCGGCATCCGTCGAGCAGGCCTTCCCACTGGGCAATGGCTCGCTCTTCACCCGGCTCAATGGCGACACGAAGCGCGAGGTCTATCCGCTCTGGACGGAGGTGGCGAAGACCGGGGAAGCGGCTGATGAGAAAGCACCGTCCCTCGGCTTCACCGGCACGACGCGCGCCGAGCTCACCTTCGACTGGCTGAATGCGGAGGGCGAGGTGACCGGCTACAAGCGCAGGCTCGATCTCAAGGACGGCCTCTCGGTCGTCACCTTCAAGCGCGGCGGCGTGGGCTTTACCTGGACGACCTTCGTTTCGAAGCCGGACGATCTGATGGTGCTCCACCTGCGGACGGACAAGCCGGGCGCACTGAGCTTCCGCGTGCAGCTTTCAGCAAAGGACCAGCAGGCGAAGGTGGAGGACCGCCGGGTGCTGACCTTGCAGGCCGGTGACTTCTCCGCCCGCGCGTGGATCTATCCCATGGAGTCCGAGGTGACGCCCGGCGAAAACCAGATCACCGTGATGGGCGAGGGCGAGGCGCTGATCATTCTCGCCGCCAGCGATGACCCGAAGGACATCGCGCACCTCCCCGACCGGCTGAAGAAGCTCGCCGGTGAAGATCACCCGGACACCTTCGCGCTGTGGAGCGGTCTGCTGGAGCGTCAGGACAAGTCTTACCGCGAGGCCAACAAGGCCGCTGATCTGGCCGGGCATCTGGAGGCGATCCGGAAGTAA
- a CDS encoding acetolactate synthase has protein sequence MPAKTIDPGSPVKQFSVLLPNRAGALASLVKLLRSSAIEVVGISVQDSRDATIARLVVTDPDAAEEIFVEKGIPHTTCELVVLSLLESGPGLLPVLDTLMVAETNIDFAYALLPSPKRHTLLALHVEDYDFATGVLNQAGFKLVYQEGLSR, from the coding sequence ATGCCCGCCAAGACGATCGACCCGGGGAGCCCGGTGAAGCAATTTTCCGTGCTGCTCCCGAACCGTGCCGGTGCGCTGGCCTCGCTGGTGAAGCTGCTGCGGTCCTCCGCCATCGAGGTGGTGGGCATCAGCGTGCAGGACTCCCGCGACGCGACCATCGCGCGCCTGGTGGTGACGGATCCGGATGCGGCGGAGGAGATCTTCGTGGAAAAGGGCATCCCGCACACGACCTGCGAGCTGGTCGTGCTCTCCCTGCTGGAGTCCGGTCCCGGGCTGCTGCCGGTGCTCGATACCCTGATGGTGGCCGAGACGAATATCGACTTCGCCTACGCGCTGCTGCCCTCGCCAAAGCGGCACACGCTGCTGGCGCTGCACGTCGAGGACTACGACTTCGCCACCGGCGTGCTGAATCAGGCAGGCTTCAAGCTCGTCTATCAGGAAGGCCTGAGCCGCTAA